One genomic window of Kosmotoga olearia TBF 19.5.1 includes the following:
- a CDS encoding ABC transporter permease, with protein MAFIGIAILATYVIMAIFAPYVAPYDPVKRTGRAFMPPSKEHLFGTTNLGYDVLSRIIYGARIALQIALLAVAVAAAIGIPLGLISGYIGGVFDRILTMFMDAIYSFPGLILAIAIAAVLGPGVINVALSIAVIYAPTYFRVIRNQVTSLKDQLFVEAARAIGAKNSTIVMKYILPNVLPSVVVVLSMNLADAIMTEAGLSFLGLGIAPPTPDWGYDLSNGQRFLLLNYWWMILFPGLAIITLVLGFSMFSEGMNEYLNPNVGETRR; from the coding sequence ATGGCGTTCATCGGGATAGCGATTCTTGCGACATATGTTATTATGGCGATCTTTGCACCTTATGTTGCCCCTTATGATCCCGTAAAGAGAACCGGCAGGGCGTTTATGCCGCCGTCGAAAGAGCACCTCTTCGGAACCACAAATCTCGGTTACGATGTACTGAGCAGAATTATATATGGTGCAAGGATAGCATTGCAAATAGCGCTCCTGGCTGTTGCGGTGGCTGCTGCGATTGGCATTCCTCTGGGTCTCATTTCCGGTTATATAGGCGGTGTATTCGACAGGATACTCACGATGTTTATGGACGCCATATATTCTTTTCCGGGTTTAATTCTTGCTATTGCAATTGCCGCTGTGCTCGGGCCTGGAGTTATAAACGTTGCGTTATCGATAGCTGTAATATATGCACCAACGTATTTTAGAGTCATAAGAAATCAGGTTACTTCATTGAAAGACCAGCTTTTCGTTGAAGCTGCAAGAGCAATCGGTGCGAAGAATTCAACGATCGTAATGAAGTACATATTGCCCAATGTTTTACCTTCAGTTGTGGTGGTTTTGTCCATGAATCTTGCAGATGCCATCATGACAGAAGCGGGGCTCAGTTTCTTAGGTCTTGGAATAGCTCCACCCACACCTGACTGGGGTTATGATTTGTCAAATGGCCAGAGATTTCTGTTGTTAAATTACTGGTGGATGATTTTGTTCCCCGGTCTCGCTATTATTACACTTGTTCTTGGATTCAGTATGTTCAGTGAAGGAATGAACGAGTATCTGAATCCGAACGTTGGCGAGACCAGGAGGTGA
- a CDS encoding ABC transporter ATP-binding protein: MNLLQLRNLSVRYKTREGRVLAIEDLSLNLGDKETLGIVGESGCGKSTLGGAILGILPKETKVTGKILFDGKDLVSLDRKTLRKIRGKEISMIFQDPMTSLNPVMRLKDHFIETIQTHLIDIEKEEAYNMAAKALENVGISANRLEDYPFQLSGGMRQRVMIALALVLNPKIVIADEPTTSLDVIVQAQILELLKSLQTKFNTAMILITHDLGVVAETADNIGVMYGGHLVEYSDKRSLYKAPLHPYTRSLLESIPNTNLNDKSLRYIPGTPPSLMTPPPGCRFSERCPKALKVCSQATPPEVWTEDGRMVKCWLYNSEVVQK, translated from the coding sequence ATGAATCTGTTGCAGCTTAGAAACCTGAGTGTCAGATATAAAACTCGCGAAGGGCGTGTCCTGGCAATTGAAGATCTAAGCTTGAACCTGGGAGACAAAGAAACACTTGGGATCGTCGGGGAATCCGGATGTGGTAAATCAACCCTTGGTGGAGCGATTCTCGGTATTCTTCCAAAAGAGACGAAGGTAACAGGAAAAATTCTTTTTGATGGAAAAGATCTAGTTTCACTGGATAGAAAAACGTTGAGAAAAATACGTGGCAAGGAAATATCTATGATCTTTCAGGACCCCATGACTTCATTAAATCCTGTTATGAGACTGAAAGATCACTTTATAGAAACAATACAAACTCATCTTATTGATATCGAAAAGGAAGAGGCATATAACATGGCAGCAAAAGCCTTGGAGAATGTTGGTATTTCAGCTAATCGTTTAGAAGACTATCCTTTCCAGTTGAGCGGTGGGATGAGACAGCGCGTGATGATAGCCTTAGCGCTGGTTTTAAATCCAAAAATTGTTATAGCAGATGAGCCGACTACTAGTCTTGACGTTATTGTTCAAGCACAGATTCTCGAGCTTTTGAAGAGCTTGCAAACAAAGTTCAATACCGCGATGATCCTCATAACCCATGATTTAGGAGTTGTTGCAGAGACGGCGGATAACATAGGGGTAATGTATGGGGGACACCTTGTGGAGTATTCAGATAAACGCTCACTCTATAAAGCCCCACTTCATCCATATACCCGCTCCCTGCTTGAATCCATTCCAAATACAAACCTTAATGATAAGAGTCTACGCTATATTCCGGGGACACCGCCAAGTTTGATGACCCCGCCACCAGGTTGCCGTTTTTCCGAACGTTGTCCGAAAGCTTTGAAGGTTTGTTCGCAAGCCACTCCACCTGAAGTGTGGACCGAAGATGGGAGAATGGTCAAGTGTTGGCTGTACAACAGTGAGGTGGTTCAAAAGTGA
- a CDS encoding ABC transporter ATP-binding protein produces MKELIKVKNLVKHFPVKEPLLKKLITKERKYVHAVNDISFTILEGQTLGLVGESGSGKTTTGRLVLRLIEPTSGSIKYNGIELTTLDKESLRRLRKEIQVIFQDPLASLNPYMKIGEAIKHPLDIHNIGSKQERYERVLDMLKRVNLEPAEDFYRRYPRELSGGQRQRVVIARALITHPKFVVADEAVAMLDVSVRSQLLDLMLKLKEEFNLTYLFITHDLATTKYICDRIAVMYLGKIIEIGSFEEIYTNPAHPYTKALISAVPEPDPDIKKEKIIPSGEVPNPVELPSGCYFHPRCPYAMDICKKEMPEEVMLSDTRTVRCHLYSQ; encoded by the coding sequence GTGAAAGAACTCATCAAGGTTAAAAACCTGGTAAAACATTTTCCTGTTAAAGAACCTCTCTTAAAAAAGCTAATTACAAAAGAACGGAAGTATGTTCATGCGGTGAATGATATAAGTTTTACCATTCTTGAAGGTCAGACTCTTGGGTTGGTGGGGGAATCTGGAAGTGGTAAAACAACAACAGGAAGGTTAGTTTTACGGCTTATTGAGCCGACGTCCGGGAGTATAAAATATAATGGTATTGAACTCACTACGCTGGATAAGGAATCTTTACGTAGATTGAGAAAGGAAATTCAGGTCATTTTTCAGGATCCTCTGGCATCATTGAACCCCTATATGAAGATAGGAGAAGCTATAAAGCATCCCCTTGATATTCATAACATAGGCAGCAAACAGGAACGGTACGAACGTGTTCTGGATATGTTAAAGAGGGTAAACCTCGAGCCTGCCGAAGATTTTTATAGGCGTTATCCGAGAGAGCTATCAGGAGGGCAACGGCAGAGGGTTGTTATTGCCAGAGCACTTATCACACATCCGAAATTTGTTGTTGCCGACGAGGCAGTGGCAATGTTAGATGTGTCTGTGAGGTCTCAGTTACTCGACTTGATGCTTAAGTTAAAAGAGGAGTTCAACCTGACATATCTTTTCATTACCCATGATCTTGCCACCACAAAGTACATATGTGACCGTATCGCGGTAATGTATCTTGGAAAGATAATAGAAATTGGTTCTTTTGAAGAGATTTATACCAATCCAGCTCATCCATACACCAAGGCATTAATATCAGCTGTTCCAGAACCTGATCCGGATATAAAAAAGGAAAAAATTATTCCTTCTGGAGAAGTTCCGAATCCGGTTGAACTTCCTTCAGGATGTTACTTTCATCCGCGTTGTCCGTATGCCATGGATATATGTAAAAAGGAAATGCCTGAAGAAGTAATGCTCAGTGATACACGAACCGTGAGATGTCACCTTTATAGCCAATAA
- a CDS encoding FAD-dependent oxidoreductase, producing MNAKEIFKKTFWGPTIAWKYLFAKPITITVPKVYREAAERYRGFHINDWELCTGCGTCSKICPTDAIKMIPVDIETEPGEKAEKPAIDYGRCSFCGMCVDICTTGSLKMTREYIHISDNPNTFFFMPESDGIHHNNFPIGYVRDEDSELLDLERVEMEEIPGAERVNSFIEFVKGYSKEQAIAEAARCVDCELCTDVCPAHMDIPEYIETVFNDDLKRGVEWIYKTNPLPGVCGRVCTHNCEAVCSIGHRGEAVAIRWLKRYIIDQTPVEEIKKVANEEIIKKANKKVAIIGSGPSGLAAAYYLSLMGYKVTIFEAKPKAGGVMRYGIPRYRLPDEALDKDIEVIQSLGVEIKLNTTVGKDVTLEQLKKEYDAVFLGTGFTIGKSTKIPGTEHEKVIQALPLLEKIRDYLRGEGEKPEIPNSLIVIGGGNVAMDVARSMARLQKMEGKEVNVKVVCLETMEEMPADLEEIVEGKEEGILFFPSRGPSEVIVENGEIKGLKTVCCTSVFDENGRFNPTFDEKDVIIIEGDMIVEAIGQAPDYSYLPEELKSKLEFTRGRILVNEYGQTSIPWLFAGGDIVHGPDIINGIADGHRAAEGIDRYLNQ from the coding sequence ATGAATGCGAAAGAGATTTTCAAAAAAACCTTTTGGGGTCCAACTATCGCATGGAAATATCTATTTGCGAAACCTATAACCATTACAGTCCCCAAGGTCTATCGCGAAGCAGCCGAAAGATACCGGGGGTTTCATATAAACGATTGGGAACTATGTACTGGTTGTGGAACCTGTTCGAAAATTTGCCCGACAGACGCTATAAAGATGATCCCTGTTGATATAGAAACAGAACCAGGTGAGAAAGCAGAGAAACCTGCCATCGATTATGGGCGTTGTTCTTTTTGTGGAATGTGTGTTGATATATGTACCACCGGTTCTCTGAAAATGACCAGGGAGTATATACATATCTCCGATAATCCAAATACGTTCTTTTTCATGCCGGAAAGCGATGGTATTCATCACAACAATTTTCCAATTGGCTACGTGCGTGATGAAGATTCCGAGTTGCTCGATCTTGAAAGGGTTGAAATGGAAGAGATTCCTGGAGCAGAACGGGTTAACAGTTTTATAGAATTCGTAAAGGGATACTCCAAAGAACAGGCAATCGCAGAAGCCGCGAGATGTGTTGACTGCGAACTTTGTACGGATGTCTGTCCTGCACATATGGATATCCCGGAATACATCGAAACCGTGTTCAACGACGACCTTAAACGAGGTGTCGAGTGGATTTACAAAACCAATCCGCTTCCCGGTGTCTGTGGTAGGGTATGTACCCACAACTGTGAGGCCGTATGTTCCATAGGTCATAGAGGTGAAGCTGTTGCAATAAGATGGCTAAAACGCTATATTATCGATCAAACACCTGTCGAAGAGATTAAAAAAGTAGCTAACGAAGAAATTATCAAAAAAGCCAACAAAAAAGTTGCAATTATCGGTTCTGGTCCTTCCGGATTAGCAGCTGCATATTATCTTTCACTTATGGGATACAAAGTCACGATATTCGAAGCTAAACCAAAAGCTGGTGGTGTCATGAGATACGGTATACCACGTTACCGTCTTCCTGATGAGGCCCTGGACAAGGATATCGAAGTGATTCAATCTCTAGGAGTAGAAATTAAGTTAAATACAACTGTTGGAAAAGACGTAACCCTGGAGCAGTTGAAGAAAGAATATGATGCCGTTTTCCTCGGTACTGGATTCACCATTGGAAAAAGTACAAAAATTCCAGGAACCGAACATGAAAAAGTTATTCAAGCTCTACCCCTCCTGGAAAAAATCAGGGATTATTTGCGTGGAGAAGGCGAGAAACCGGAGATTCCCAACAGTTTGATCGTTATAGGCGGTGGAAATGTCGCAATGGACGTTGCCAGAAGCATGGCGAGACTTCAGAAAATGGAAGGAAAAGAAGTTAATGTTAAGGTGGTATGCCTGGAAACCATGGAAGAAATGCCAGCAGATCTTGAAGAAATTGTAGAAGGAAAAGAAGAAGGAATTCTATTCTTCCCCTCTCGAGGTCCTAGTGAAGTCATTGTAGAAAACGGAGAAATCAAAGGACTCAAAACAGTTTGCTGTACAAGTGTTTTCGATGAGAATGGTAGATTTAACCCAACTTTCGATGAAAAAGACGTTATTATTATCGAGGGTGATATGATTGTAGAAGCCATCGGTCAAGCTCCTGACTACAGCTATCTGCCAGAAGAACTTAAGAGTAAACTTGAATTCACGCGTGGAAGAATTCTAGTGAATGAGTACGGTCAGACAAGTATTCCATGGCTTTTTGCTGGTGGTGATATCGTTCATGGCCCCGATATTATTAATGGTATTGCAGATGGTCATAGAGCGGCTGAAGGTATTGATCGTTATTTGAACCAGTAA
- a CDS encoding NADH-quinone oxidoreductase subunit D has protein sequence MGKEVKLFIGPNHPGMHGNSSVHIYVEGDTVVKARLVPGFLHRGFEKLMERRNWFQNLALIPRICVPEPDINEMVFAMGVETLAGIEVPERAHWIRMIILELARMAAHLMAMGGIGGATGLYAMPQWTLADRDRILDIFEKITGARIYHMYIIPGGVRKDLPEGIEEEIEALLNYFESRRTEYENLLLKNRVIHTRTKGLAVLTKEEALKIGVTGVGLRATGVPYDIRKVDPYARYADVEFDVPTATEGDAYARFSLKYLEFLQSIRIIRQCLKKMPKGPVNVRVSRGSALRWRVPAGKVYSHIECSRGEYGYLIVSDGGEKPYRVHVRGASFPQGLYGIEKLLPGTRIEDVALWLGTMDFCPPEIDR, from the coding sequence ATGGGTAAAGAGGTCAAACTTTTTATCGGTCCGAACCACCCTGGAATGCACGGGAATTCCAGCGTACATATCTATGTTGAAGGTGACACCGTGGTCAAGGCACGATTAGTGCCCGGATTTCTTCATCGAGGGTTCGAAAAGCTTATGGAAAGAAGGAATTGGTTCCAGAATCTCGCTTTGATTCCAAGAATATGTGTTCCAGAACCGGACATAAATGAAATGGTATTCGCAATGGGAGTGGAAACTCTTGCTGGCATCGAGGTCCCGGAGAGAGCTCACTGGATTCGAATGATTATCCTTGAGCTAGCAAGAATGGCTGCACATCTAATGGCGATGGGAGGCATTGGAGGAGCTACCGGCCTCTATGCGATGCCGCAATGGACTCTGGCAGATAGAGATAGAATTCTGGACATCTTTGAAAAAATTACAGGCGCAAGAATCTATCATATGTATATAATCCCCGGAGGAGTTAGAAAGGATCTTCCAGAAGGAATTGAAGAAGAAATCGAAGCTCTTCTGAACTATTTTGAAAGCAGGAGAACGGAATATGAAAATCTCCTCTTAAAAAACCGGGTAATACATACACGTACCAAAGGGCTCGCAGTCCTTACAAAAGAGGAAGCATTAAAAATCGGTGTGACCGGTGTGGGGCTCAGAGCTACCGGAGTCCCTTATGATATCAGAAAAGTTGACCCTTATGCCCGCTATGCTGACGTAGAGTTCGATGTTCCCACAGCGACAGAAGGGGATGCTTATGCGCGGTTCTCTTTGAAATATCTCGAATTTTTACAGAGTATTCGAATAATAAGACAGTGTTTGAAAAAGATGCCCAAAGGTCCCGTAAACGTCAGGGTATCACGCGGAAGTGCGTTGCGTTGGAGAGTACCTGCAGGCAAAGTTTACTCCCATATAGAATGTTCGAGAGGCGAATATGGATATCTCATCGTTTCTGATGGTGGAGAAAAACCTTACAGAGTTCATGTAAGAGGCGCTTCCTTCCCACAGGGGCTATACGGTATTGAAAAGCTACTTCCGGGGACAAGAATCGAAGATGTGGCTCTCTGGTTAGGAACAATGGACTTCTGTCCACCGGAAATCGACAGATAA
- a CDS encoding NADH-quinone oxidoreductase subunit C codes for MNSMNELIKEVENLFGTIKLNQIAERKYTVDTDLKDLISILELFKLKGWNHLSLISCVDWIDDNQFELIYTLFNWENGITLMVSTKISRETPVAPTVMGLWPTARFYERDIHEFFGVKFDGNDDMKPLILENWKDIPPMRKDFDPHKFSKENFPDRTYDVDFIPEGSEKDG; via the coding sequence ATGAATTCCATGAATGAACTGATAAAAGAAGTCGAAAACTTATTTGGCACCATAAAATTAAATCAAATCGCTGAAAGAAAATACACTGTTGACACTGATCTAAAAGACCTCATTTCTATTCTGGAACTGTTCAAGCTGAAGGGATGGAATCATCTGTCCCTCATATCCTGTGTGGATTGGATCGATGATAATCAGTTTGAACTGATTTATACACTCTTCAATTGGGAAAATGGCATTACATTGATGGTAAGCACAAAGATTTCTAGAGAAACTCCCGTTGCGCCAACGGTGATGGGATTATGGCCAACAGCACGTTTCTACGAAAGGGATATTCACGAATTTTTCGGCGTGAAGTTCGATGGAAACGATGACATGAAACCGCTCATACTTGAAAACTGGAAAGACATCCCACCGATGAGAAAAGATTTCGATCCCCATAAATTCTCAAAGGAAAACTTCCCTGACAGAACATATGATGTTGATTTTATTCCAGAAGGAAGTGAAAAAGATGGGTAA
- a CDS encoding NuoB/complex I 20 kDa subunit family protein, producing the protein MNAEKSAWNKVANMLRARSLWMLYYCTGCGAIELPPTMTARFDMERFGIGPMATPRQADILLITGYLSTKTLRRVIYTYEQMQAPKYVVGFGSCTINGGIYFDSYATINRLDLYLPVDLYLAGCMPRPEAIVNGFKELMKKIDRGEATGWKTYQENYEWYKKNQLKALGEVYVHDEFHE; encoded by the coding sequence ATGAACGCTGAAAAATCTGCTTGGAATAAAGTGGCAAACATGCTTCGTGCCCGCTCGTTATGGATGCTTTATTACTGTACCGGATGCGGTGCAATCGAACTACCGCCAACGATGACCGCAAGATTCGATATGGAACGTTTTGGAATCGGTCCAATGGCAACTCCAAGGCAAGCTGATATATTGTTGATAACCGGTTATTTGAGTACGAAAACTCTAAGAAGGGTTATCTATACATACGAACAGATGCAGGCACCAAAATATGTAGTAGGATTCGGTTCCTGTACCATCAACGGAGGCATTTACTTCGATTCCTACGCAACTATAAACAGACTCGACCTTTATTTGCCTGTTGACTTATATCTGGCTGGTTGTATGCCCAGGCCTGAGGCCATAGTGAACGGTTTCAAAGAATTGATGAAAAAGATCGATCGTGGCGAAGCCACCGGCTGGAAAACTTATCAGGAAAACTATGAATGGTACAAAAAGAATCAATTAAAAGCCCTCGGGGAGGTGTACGTGCACGATGAATTCCATGAATGA
- a CDS encoding respiratory chain complex I subunit 1 family protein, with translation MTVIKSIGLLLLAFVYTITLEGIARKIVARIERRYGPPFWQNFIDIFKALTKHSISHGFIFDFGVWMALGGTIATVLFIPAGSLVVFPGLDNIFVVIYVLAIGLLGMAMSAVGSGNPNASIGIGRALTQMLGYELPFLIVILGILFENRTSSISAIVDKQIEAGVYNAWIMPIGAVVAFISLMGMLGKKPFDSFIAPAEIASGPLVEYSGKFLGLLMIQHAFAVFIEISLFVNFFLGGGRTVWEFLAKFFVVFFILVIISAVLPRFRVEQAVKYYWKWPLILAFVQTIVVIFW, from the coding sequence ATGACAGTGATAAAAAGTATTGGATTACTTTTATTAGCTTTCGTTTATACGATAACGCTGGAAGGTATTGCCAGAAAAATAGTTGCAAGGATAGAAAGAAGGTACGGCCCTCCTTTCTGGCAAAATTTCATCGATATCTTCAAAGCGCTGACAAAACATAGTATCTCCCATGGGTTTATCTTCGATTTTGGTGTATGGATGGCGCTGGGTGGAACTATTGCAACTGTGCTATTCATTCCTGCCGGGTCGCTCGTTGTATTCCCGGGGCTTGATAATATCTTCGTAGTTATATACGTGCTTGCCATAGGTCTTCTGGGTATGGCCATGTCGGCCGTGGGCTCTGGTAACCCCAACGCGTCGATAGGTATTGGGCGTGCTCTTACCCAAATGCTTGGTTACGAGCTCCCCTTTCTTATAGTTATCCTCGGTATTCTGTTTGAGAACAGGACGTCATCGATCTCAGCAATCGTGGACAAGCAGATCGAAGCCGGAGTTTATAACGCATGGATAATGCCAATAGGGGCGGTTGTGGCTTTCATATCGCTAATGGGAATGTTGGGCAAGAAACCCTTTGATTCTTTCATTGCACCTGCTGAAATCGCATCAGGTCCATTGGTAGAGTACAGTGGTAAATTCCTTGGTTTGCTGATGATTCAACACGCATTTGCCGTGTTTATTGAGATATCGCTCTTTGTTAACTTCTTCCTTGGTGGTGGAAGAACCGTATGGGAATTTCTCGCAAAATTCTTTGTTGTCTTTTTCATTCTTGTAATTATTTCTGCTGTGCTACCAAGGTTCAGAGTAGAGCAAGCAGTGAAATATTACTGGAAATGGCCGTTGATTTTGGCCTTCGTTCAAACGATCGTCGTTATCTTCTGGTAA